The following proteins come from a genomic window of Companilactobacillus pabuli:
- a CDS encoding DNA-3-methyladenine glycosylase, with the protein MQKYFENGNTMDIAQDMLGHTFSYKSDQGNFSGIIVETEAYLGPIDMAAHSYNGRHTKANDPLYQAGGTIYIYSIHSWLDMDISVQKAGTPNGILIRALQPLEGVELMEENRGKTKFEITNGPAKWMAAFGIKDKTLSGTALNADNFIFSDKKIQTPKNILATPRIGVKNKEPWTSKNMRFIVEGNPYVSKLPKRDMNLDTYGWL; encoded by the coding sequence GTGCAAAAATACTTTGAAAACGGCAATACAATGGATATTGCCCAAGATATGTTAGGTCATACTTTTTCTTATAAGTCTGATCAGGGGAACTTTTCCGGTATCATTGTCGAAACGGAGGCCTACTTGGGCCCTATCGACATGGCGGCCCACAGTTACAATGGACGCCACACCAAAGCTAATGATCCACTCTATCAAGCTGGAGGGACAATTTATATTTATTCTATCCACAGTTGGTTAGATATGGATATCAGTGTCCAAAAAGCCGGAACACCCAACGGAATTTTGATTCGTGCCCTTCAACCACTAGAAGGTGTGGAGTTAATGGAAGAAAATCGTGGTAAAACTAAATTCGAAATTACTAACGGTCCAGCTAAATGGATGGCAGCTTTTGGTATTAAGGACAAAACTTTATCTGGCACTGCTTTAAATGCCGATAACTTTATTTTTTCAGACAAAAAAATCCAGACTCCTAAGAATATTCTGGCGACACCTAGAATTGGTGTGAAGAATAAGGAACCCTGGACTTCAAAAAATATGCGTTTTATTGTTGAAGGCAACCCTTACGTATCGAAATTGCCTAAACGAGATATGAATCTAGATACTTATGGCTGGCTATAA
- a CDS encoding heavy metal translocating P-type ATPase: MNSDKIKLYGTLTIGFIAAVLEFIFHLPSYAQLIISILGLLLALIMFIDMIKVLKSGNFGIDLLAITAIVATIVLGQYWAGWIVLLMLTGGDTLEEYAANKAKSELKSLLDNTPSKAHLLKDGDITDVDIDDVKVGDEILVRPKEQVPVDGVVIDGQSEIDESSLTGESVPVNVSKGSHVMSGSINGENPFQIKAEKIAADSEYQAIVKLVKESETHPAKFVRLADRYAVPFTLIAYIIAGVAWYVSKDPVRIAQVLVVASPCPLILAAPIAFVSGMSRTSRNGIIIKSGTALEKLNSAKTVAFDKTGTITKGKLFVDEFRTTNHFDEKTVMSYAASIEQNSSHVMAEAIVDYARSNNVTLKKTDDLKEITAEGIVGKIEGHVVKVGQASFVTKETVDEVKGSGVYVSIDDQYAGVYSLLDQIRPESKATIAKLKDFGIKNILMISGDKKEATEMVASEVGITKSYPTSLPADKVKIIDELDKEYHPTVMVGDGVNDAPALALADVGIAMGYKGANAASESADAVILQDDLSKVSTAVKIAHDTMKVAREAVLIGIFICIALMLIAAFGLIPTIIGAMLQEVVDTVAILYALRARSDRL, translated from the coding sequence ATGAACTCAGATAAGATTAAGTTATACGGAACTTTGACTATTGGTTTCATTGCTGCAGTGTTAGAGTTTATTTTCCATTTGCCAAGTTATGCCCAATTAATTATCAGTATTTTGGGTCTTTTATTAGCTTTGATTATGTTCATTGATATGATTAAGGTTTTAAAGTCTGGCAATTTTGGAATCGATCTGTTGGCTATTACGGCTATTGTGGCCACAATTGTTTTGGGGCAATATTGGGCTGGTTGGATCGTATTGTTGATGCTGACAGGTGGCGATACTTTAGAAGAATATGCTGCTAATAAAGCTAAGAGTGAATTGAAGTCACTTTTAGATAACACACCATCGAAAGCACATCTTTTAAAGGACGGCGACATAACTGATGTTGATATTGATGATGTCAAAGTTGGGGATGAAATTTTAGTTCGTCCTAAGGAACAAGTTCCAGTTGATGGTGTAGTAATTGATGGACAATCTGAAATTGATGAATCTTCATTAACCGGTGAATCAGTTCCTGTGAATGTTTCAAAAGGTAGTCACGTTATGTCTGGTTCTATTAACGGGGAAAATCCTTTCCAAATTAAAGCGGAAAAAATTGCGGCTGATTCAGAATATCAAGCTATTGTTAAATTGGTTAAAGAATCAGAAACTCATCCAGCTAAATTTGTTCGTTTGGCTGATCGTTATGCCGTACCATTTACTTTGATTGCTTATATTATTGCGGGTGTGGCTTGGTATGTTTCTAAAGATCCAGTTAGAATTGCGCAAGTTCTTGTAGTAGCTTCACCTTGTCCATTGATTTTGGCAGCACCGATTGCCTTTGTTTCGGGAATGAGTCGTACGAGTCGTAATGGTATTATTATCAAATCCGGGACAGCTTTGGAGAAACTCAATTCAGCTAAGACAGTAGCTTTTGATAAAACTGGTACGATTACGAAAGGAAAGCTGTTTGTAGATGAATTTAGAACAACGAACCATTTCGATGAAAAGACCGTTATGTCATATGCGGCCTCAATTGAACAGAATTCGAGTCACGTTATGGCGGAGGCAATTGTCGATTACGCTAGAAGCAATAATGTAACTTTGAAAAAGACTGATGATCTGAAAGAAATCACAGCTGAAGGAATTGTTGGTAAAATTGAAGGACATGTAGTAAAAGTCGGCCAAGCTAGTTTCGTTACAAAAGAAACAGTCGATGAAGTAAAAGGTTCGGGTGTGTATGTTTCAATTGATGATCAATACGCTGGTGTTTATAGTCTACTTGATCAAATCCGTCCAGAATCAAAAGCAACGATTGCTAAATTAAAGGATTTTGGTATCAAGAATATCTTGATGATTTCTGGGGATAAAAAAGAAGCAACCGAAATGGTTGCTTCAGAAGTGGGTATTACAAAGTCTTATCCAACTAGTTTACCAGCTGATAAAGTAAAGATTATCGATGAGTTAGATAAAGAATATCATCCAACTGTCATGGTTGGTGATGGTGTCAATGATGCTCCAGCACTAGCTTTAGCCGATGTTGGTATTGCCATGGGTTACAAGGGTGCTAATGCCGCCAGTGAGTCAGCAGATGCAGTTATTTTGCAAGATGACTTGAGCAAGGTAAGTACGGCAGTCAAAATTGCACATGATACGATGAAAGTCGCTCGAGAAGCAGTTTTGATAGGTATCTTTATTTGTATCGCCTTGATGTTAATTGCAGCATTTGGCTTAATTCCTACTATTATTGGAGCTATGTTACAAGAAGTGGTTGATACAGTAGCTATTCTTTATGCGCTTCGTGCTAGAAGTGATCGTTTATAG
- the nrdG gene encoding anaerobic ribonucleoside-triphosphate reductase activating protein, with protein sequence MRPNMREPNNPTPKEWLSADHSLKRIADYKPFNFVDGEGVRCSLYVSGCLFRCPGCYNVAAQDFRYGKPYTKKLEDQIIKDLSQSYVQGLTLLGGEPFLNTEVCLSLCKRIRKEFGHTKDIWSWTGYSWDEMMQESDDKLELLSLIDILVDGRFLLRKKDLSLQFRGSSNQRIIDVPRSLASGSVVIWDKLIK encoded by the coding sequence ATGCGGCCAAATATGAGAGAACCAAACAATCCGACTCCCAAAGAATGGTTGAGCGCGGACCACAGTCTTAAAAGAATTGCCGATTATAAACCATTTAATTTTGTTGATGGAGAAGGGGTTAGATGTAGTCTCTATGTATCTGGGTGTCTTTTTCGTTGTCCAGGTTGCTATAACGTTGCTGCTCAAGATTTTCGTTATGGGAAGCCATATACTAAGAAATTAGAAGACCAGATTATTAAGGATCTTAGCCAAAGCTATGTTCAAGGATTGACCTTATTAGGTGGAGAACCTTTCTTGAATACGGAAGTGTGTCTATCGTTATGTAAACGAATTAGAAAAGAATTCGGTCATACAAAGGATATTTGGTCTTGGACAGGCTATTCGTGGGATGAAATGATGCAGGAATCAGACGATAAACTAGAATTGTTATCTTTGATCGATATTTTAGTTGACGGTCGATTCTTACTTAGAAAAAAAGATCTATCGTTACAATTTAGAGGCTCGTCTAATCAAAGAATCATTGATGTGCCAAGGTCTTTAGCCAGTGGCAGCGTTGTAATATGGGATAAATTAATTAAATAA